The DNA segment AAGACCGCGATCGACGCCGGTCCGGCACCGATACAGCAACCAACGCCGAACATCAGGTCGACATCGCCCAGACCCATCGCCTCCCGGCCGAATCCGATCGAGCCTGCGACGCGGACGATCCAAATGACGCCGGCGCCGATCAGGCCGCCGAGAATCGCTCCGCCAGCCGACGCGACCGGGCGGATCTCGGCCAGTCGAGAGAAGACGTCGCCGTCGATGTTGATCGTGTACCAAGCGGCGGCGAGACCCAGGCCGATCGGCAGGGCGAGGAACGCGACTTCCCAGAGAATTTCGCGTCGAATCAGACCGGGCGGCCACGCCTCGCCGCCGTCTTTTTCGAGGTCGGGCATGCCGGCGGAGAAGCTTTGTCGCAGCACGCCGAAGCGCAGCAGACCCAGCGCCAGCAGCCAGCCGACCAGTCCGCCCGTTGCCCACGCGAGACCGGTTGGCCCGACCGACACGTCCAACGGCCCGCCGACGTTGCCGAAGGCCGTGTGGAGCACAACGCCGATCACCGCCGGGAGATAGCTGAGCGATCTCGGGATGATGTAGTGCTCTGCGTCGATCATCGACGCCGCCAGCAGGCAAAACAGCAGCGACAACACGATCGCCAGCATCGGCCAGTCATGCAGAAGCCGCGTGTTGAGGCGAACCCGCGTGCTGGCGAACGGCACACCGGCCGCACGGGCTTCCTCCGGGTCATCGACGGCCTCGAAGCCGCGCAGCTCAGTGAAGCTTCCGTAGAACGCCGGATTGCTCCGCTCGATCGCCGGCGTCGGTGGGCCGAAGGTCGGGCCGAGGAAGAAGAAGGCCGAGAAAACCCCGGCGAACAGCAGCGCGGTGAATGCCTCGACGATCGGGTAGCGGACGCTGATCGGCAGGCGGCAGTTGCGACACTTCCCGCGGAGCCAGAGCCAGCCGAGGATCGGCACGTTGTCGTAGATCTTCAATCGCGATTCGCACCGCGGGCACCGGCTCGGCGGGTAGGCCAGCGACCGCATCTGTCGCCTGCCGAACTGCCAGACCGACTCGCCCTCGTGCGGCTCGACGCCCGGGAGCCGGAGCACGATGACGTTCAGGAACGACCCGCAGCACGCACCCAGGGCGAAGACGAAAATGACGGCGATGGCGTCGAGCGGGTCGATCCAGGTCCACATGCGGCCGTGGCATCGTCGGATGTCATGCCTCCACCGGCAAGCTTGGCGGGCGTTACATTGTCATCGTGAGCAAGAAAGCCGACAAGGCCGCCCGCGATCATCGCGGTGAGAAGGACCGCCGACTCGCCCTGCGCATCATGACGATGCCCAAGGACACCAACCCCTACGGCACGGTTTTCGGCGGCGTGATCCTGAGCCACGTCGACCAGGCGGGCTTCGTCGAGGCCCGAGCCCTCGGCTGCCACCGCTGGGTGACGGCCGCGATGACGCAGGTCAGCTTCGACTCGCCCGTCCGCCTGGGCGATGTCGCAACGTTCTGGACGCGGACCATCCGAAAGGGCACCAGCAGCATCGATGTCCGAGTCGATGTCGAGGCCGAGCGGTTCGACTCGGGCGACATCGTCCCCGTCACGACGGCCACGCTGACGATGGTCGCCGTTGATCCCGCGGGCAAGCCAATCCCGTTCGAAAACCCACCGACCGCGGCCTACGAGGTCGCGCGATAGCAACACGCCGTCATCCCGAGCGCAGCCGAGGGACCTCGCCGTGTCTCTGGTGGTCGACCGGGCGAGGTCCTTCGGCTCGCTGCGCTCGCTCAGGATGACGGAGTTGGCTTCGTGAGGGTCAGCGTGAAGCGGTGGCCGAAGTGTTCGCGATAAGTAGCACCG comes from the Planctomycetota bacterium genome and includes:
- a CDS encoding hotdog domain-containing protein gives rise to the protein MSKKADKAARDHRGEKDRRLALRIMTMPKDTNPYGTVFGGVILSHVDQAGFVEARALGCHRWVTAAMTQVSFDSPVRLGDVATFWTRTIRKGTSSIDVRVDVEAERFDSGDIVPVTTATLTMVAVDPAGKPIPFENPPTAAYEVAR